TTTTAGGTCTTGTTTAATACATGTACCAAGAAAAGCCTCATTATTTGGATTTATGCATTTGTTTAAGTATACAATAAATGATGACTTGAAGCCCAATGTAAGAAGCATTTCTCATAGTTATAGGCCTTTGTTCCCCTTGATTCTCTATCAATGGGAATGTTCTAGCATCCCAATAGACTTGATGCCAAACTCCAAAGTTAAGCGGATAAATTTTAGAAGATCCACCGATCATTTTACCTTCAACTTCATACATGAAAAACTCAAAAACACCAAAAGACAAAGCAAGGTTTGTGTTGGTGAAATAAAAGTCAATTGTCTAAACCAATGATCATGTGGTTAAGATCACTTGCCTACCCAATAATTTTCCTATAATCTAGGCAGTAACATTTTTTCTCATATACTTGTGGTATTTCTTTTTCGACTGTGTTGATTCTCTTTTGCCCACACAAGTCTATCTTGACCTTTTGACCTCATACTTTCTTGGCTTTGAAAGCTCACATTAACTCTCAAGCTTTTTGTCTCTCTCTTGCCTATTCCTCAAGTACTCATTTGCTTTATCCATCTCTTATGTCTGGTTCGATGCTTAAGATTTGAAGGACCTCTAGGGGCCTTCATGTGACCTTCATGGGACGGATAGGACGAGATAGGTCCACCTTTCTTTGATGGGATGCCTGCTCGGCTTGTTTTACTGCCACCATATCTGGAATTAgagcccttccttgctctacgTGAGACTTTATCCTCCATTGATTACGACGATCGTGATCTTCAACCCTTCTAGAGTAAGGCTCCtcagagcacccgcaacgcatctcgcgggtgtctcttatctcgtccctccgagacgagacccgcgcgggacgcgttgcagcgtctcaTCTCATCACCAtcccgccgagacgcccgtcccaccgagacggatggcgagccagctcgccacgcgcgcTGGCGCCACGCGTGacacccactcgccggcccgcgagtgggcttcgtcacgttAACACAgtaaatcattttaaaaaaatcgaatttaataaaaaaaaatcaaacggtaatattaccgtttcgaccgttttttcttttatttttttactctcatttcatcctcattacacacacaaacatacaTCTATttttcccaaatcatcttcatttcctctccaattttcatctaacatctccaattttcatcacaaaatgtccggtgacggaaacgagggcggctccagcgggtttgacatcaacgcgtttggcgactacgtgggcatgtacaatgtattGGGTGGCtcgggttccggttcgtcgacgccgggcacccaagacTCGTTGACGCCagcggggtaccaaccaccccattttgatgtggatgcatacgctcgttcCTCCGCcctgaggtattcgcagggattatcccaaattagggaggattatccggatgaacccactccggaaggaggacgaggcagtggaagctctagggcattcgacgccgtggaggaagaggcggaggcggccgaggaggatgaggatgtaggccggcatccgtacagccgcaaggacacgatggctgtgtacaacgcctgcatcagcgtctcgtacgatcccatcgtcgggaatcaacaaacccggaagtgcttctgggaaaatgTCACCAAGTcttacaacgagattaagccgaaggggtcccgccgccgcacattgaagatgctccgcgctcactttaaccgagtcgacagagaggtcaaaaaattatgcggcatctacaagactgAAGCAGCTCATTACTAAAGTGGAGCCatgggagccgacattctgagatcggctttgcgagtctatttcgacgatactgacaaagaattcaaacatgtcgatgtttgggaggtcgtcaaagacgaggtagcacgggctcgacctcgaagcacACGAAGCACatggcgggtggccaatactcgtctagtgggggcggttcaggcagcgccgcacaagagatttcctcgcaggaggttgagggcacgacggACGATGCAGGGGGGTCCTCCCATGGGCACCGTCGGCTGCAAGGGACCAAGGcagctagagggaggaggggccgaggcgaatcaagccaagCAGGCTCCCAAGGGCCACCCTCCTccttaatgtccatgtacttcaccgccacgatgacggacacttcccgcatgacgtctGCCCAATTTCAAGCCTATCATGCCTAcattgtgtatctggcgggacaacttggtattccgcctccaccgcctccgggggatgattcgccggcggagtagcttttataatttctataaaattgtattttaaattatgtcttttttttatttattatgccacgaatttaattatgtatttttttaggattttaagttgtaatttttattttatttaatgaagtgtgtttttattaattgaatttgttggaaatacaaataaaaaatgaaattgaatgaatagctAAGTGATGAGATGGTTAAAAGATTGaaggttgcaggttctgtctcttagttaagagatgaagtgaaaagtacagtgaggtccatgaatagttaagagatgagatggttaagggacggataagagacagcgttgcggatgacctcATAGGACTTTGGGACTTGTCCCCTTCTTtttccaattccaatttcatAATCATGGTAATGATGGTAAGAGGTTCATAAGTATACTCATTATGCAGCTCACAAGCGCAGCTTTAATCATGTAAGTATACTTATTTACATGAGTCTTGCTAAAATTCAACCCATGagataaattacaaaattttaaactttgtaatttaattagtgaatttTAAACTTTGTGGTTAGATAGATTTTAACCAAAATTTGTGATTTAAATGATTATTTATCctagtaataaaatattttataattcatAACTACAAGGTTAAATTTATGTAAAtccataaaatttgaatttttgtattttagggcatcattaacgcttggggccgggccgcaaaaaGCGAGTCCCGGCCTGGGCGTTGCGTTGGATGAGCGGAAGTTgcggcctgggccggtcccggggTCGCAAACCCCCAaaaaattagtttttattttttatattttttttttttgcctaTTTTTACCCATTTCTTCAACATTCTTCCACCAATGTCTACATTTCTATCctctaaattatttcaatattttttctaggaattgtaatttttattttctagggcttaataaatttttttttctaggatttgtaattttttttataggatttgtaattttcttttttcgactGAATAATGTATTTTCCCAGcttgaattgttcaacgtattgcatCTACGggtaaaatatgttgaagttgtgaatactgacatttattagttgcggcccgagttgGGGCCTGAAGGATTAGAGCAGTTGTGGTCTgggactcaaatttaggggaatgatgacgtggaggggacttggggcctgatTCCGGGCCATGGTTAATGATGCTATTAGGAGCCAATCTTTTTTAGAGACTAATTAAATGGAGTAGTAGATTGATGGCGGGCGGTCAGCGGGAGTTGAAAATTTCCAAAGGCAAGACCGCCGAGAAGCTGCTTTTCCCGCTTATTTTTGAATCCTCAATCCCCTTCGCCCATAAATTTCAACACCAATCCACCAATTTCCACTTCACCACTGCTGCTAAACCCTAAACAACCCTCCACCAGAAAAAACAAGGAATCGCAATGTCTGAGATTCAGAACGTCGCGAGGTCGCTTAATCCCTGCATCTTTCATCTCCACAAGCTTCGATTCGAGCTCAATTGCGCTTTATGGTAATTCACATTTCTCTCGATTTTCACCAATATTCATTCCTTTTTTGCCTAGATTCTATGTATTATTGTGCGTTTGAAAAATGAATCCTCACATTCCTCTTCTCTTCTTATAGTTTGAACATGCTTAACAAGCCGATCTTGCTCCCGTGCAATCACGTTTTCTGCAAGTGAGTTAACTGGCCCTGTTAATTTTTAGCCTCCTCTTACTTTTAGGATCCCTGATTTTACCCAATTATTCTTGCAGTTCATGTGTTGAATTTAGCAGCCATTGCCCCGCATGTCAGCAGCGTTTTACCAATCAAGGTGctgtttttactttttaatttcaGTCAAGCAATGTCAAGTTCAGTCTCTAGCTGGTATTTCTGGTTTCATAACTGTAAACTCAACTGGTGGGTGATAAAAAACTTTTACTTGCAGAAATCAGACCAGCCTTTCACATGGAGAACATTGTGGCTATTTACAAAAATCTGGATGCTACTTTCAACTCTTCGATCTTGCCGCTTATATCTACTGGTAAGTAAATGTAATGAAAAGAGACAATTACTAGTTATAAtgttaaaaatagtaaaatacttaCTTTATGTCGATTTGCGGTTCTGTAGATTCTAATATACCAGTTTCGAGATCTATCGTAACTGACCAAGTGACAAATAACCTTGGCGTGATGGCGTCTAAAACGAATGATAACTGCCCTGTCCCTGCTCCAAGTAGGATTAAGTCAGCTAAGTGTTCTGTATCAGAAGAATTAGATGTGAATCACGCTCTAGAAATTTGGCCTGGCAGCTCCCCTTCCTCTGTTGATACCAAACATGTAGATCAACATAGCAGTCCAGGTTCCAGAAATGCGGTGAGATTCAAGGCTTCATTTTCATCTTGACATGCTTTGTAAAGTCTGTTCTTCTGTGTTAAATAACACCAATCATTTGCTGGATTGATGTGATGACACATTATGCACTTGTTTTCTCTAATGTTTCATACCTCAATCTACAGGGTGCATGTAAAATTAGAGTTAACAGCTCTGCTGGAGATCAATTAGGCATAGTTTCTGGTGAGGCAGATACAAAAGGCACATATCATGCAAGGGAATCTAAGAGACAAAAAAAGCTAAATTATGGACCATCTGGTGCAGCTTTGCAAAGCCACACACACAGCCAGAATATAGTTTCTCATTCTGATGCTGCTGCTTCTAAGCTTGAGGACTGCAAATCCACAGAAGATGCTTCCATCATTTCTTCAACTGCACCCTGGGATGCATCAAATGTGGATGGATATATTTGTGCGCTTTGCCATTCTTCTAAGATAACAGAagtaatttttacaaagatTATGTTTTTAGTTCCCTTGATATGAAGTTGATCTATACTCTTCgttaatgttatttttatatttctgaAAGGTGCCAGCTTGTCACTGGGCTTTACTCTAGGTTTGACATATCTAATGTCTTGAATTGTTTTGGCAGGGAACTGGCCATATGCTGCACTATGCTGGCGGAAAGGAGGTAGCAAGAGAAGAAGCAGCTTACTCCAAGACAATTCCTGTCCATATTAAATGCATAGAATGGTATGGAATTTTCTTATACTAACCTTTAATTTTGCTTACATTTTGGTATTGGATCCTTATCTATGCAGGAGGAGCAACAACTGTGTGAACTTTACTCTTTTGAGCTAGTAATATGTCTGATAGTACAATATAAATATAccacttaataaaaaaatttcatattttttggaTGATCTGTAAAAATATGTCTTGCATTTTGGAAACTAATACTTTGATAAAGAAACTGTAGGAATAAAATTGACAATATAAATATTTCACTTGCTAGAAGTTTCAGTATATCTCGGCCAATATGTAAAAGTATGTATAACATAATCATTCTGGACTGCTATGGCTTCTGGCTTTTGTTTGAAGTTTCTTCatttttattgcatattttaaAGGTTTGGGACATGCATTTCCTTGAGATGCTTGTCCATTTCATCAATATATGCCTGATAAAAAGTGCAATTATGCTCAAGCAGCCAAACCTTGAGTTCATTTAtgttgttgaatttttttttattacaggGCCCCTCAGGTCTATTTTGTGAATGACACTATTTTGAATTTGGAGTCTGAATTAGCGCGAGCTTCTAAGCTCAAGTGCAGTGGTTGTGGGCTGAAGGGTGCAGCTTTGGGCTGCTTTGCAAAGTCCTGCCGTAGAAGCTATCATGTTCCTTGTGCTCTGGAGGTGCTAGGCTGCAGATGGGACTGTGTAAGCTGGCTATATTTTCCTAGTAATACTTATTTTGTTTGTCCTCTCAGTTAGTTTGATCCCCTCGGTCTGATCCCTTATAAACATGCTTGTGATGCACAGGGTGAATTTTTAATGCTTTGTCCAGCTcataaatcaattaaatttcCAAGTGAAAAGTCCAACTCCAGAAAGCGTTCCATTGGAGAGAAGTGCTCTGTGCCCATTGAAATGTATGGAAGTTTCTTCATATTACTTATTCAGTATTGTAATTCATCATTTTATGGGAATATTAAACTCTTAGTTATAATAACAACTCACTGTTGGTTAATCTCTCTTGGTCCATAGCATCTAACATATCATTAACTTAATGTGTTCCCACTATAAGGTAAACATGTTTACTCTTTCCAGCAAATAGGAGATACTAAAGAAGGGTTTGTGTTAACTTGAATTATGTAAATAGTCCTCCTAAATACCATGTGTAGGTTTTCTATGAATGTTGTTTAACATTCTACTGAATAGCTGTTGCACAAGTGTGAGTGACCTTTGCTTAATCTAATGAGATTAGAAAGAATGTTAGGAGTTAAACAAATTTaagttgatttttataaatttcttGATAGCACTGCACTGGCTGGGCTGGGAACGGTTGAAGAGGTAATGACCTGTTTATAATCTTCTATTGTTGTGCAAGTGCAGTACACCTGAACAGTTGAATATTTGCTCAACCTCCCTTAGTAGGCCTGAACAGTTGGTTCTATGTGGATCTGCTCTATCTTCGGAGGAGAAGGTTGGTTTCTGTTTTATGTTAATTTAGTAAAAACACGTCATTCATCATGTTTCACAGAGACTATTTCTTTTGCTTCACCTTTTATGAATATGCACATGATTTTGTTTCAGATGCTAATTTCCTGTTTTTTCTTCTTACATTCCAGTGTTTGGTGGCTAACTTAGCTAAAACTACTGGTGTTACTCTGTACAAGTTCTGGAACCCAAATGTCACGCATGTGATTGCAGCTACAGATTCAAACGGTGCATGTAGCAGAACTCTGAAAGTTCTCATGGCTATCTTAAATGGAAAATGGGTCCTCTCCATGGATTGTAAGCCTGGGAAACCTTGAAGTATAGCTTATCATATCATTAAGACTGTAAGCTTGGGGATTTACTTCCTGGTTTTTCCCCTTATTTCCCACAGGGGTTAAAGCTTGTGCCGAAGCAAATCATCCTGTTGATGAAGAACCTTATGAGGTTAACTTGGACAATCACGGGTTTCGTGATGGCCCAAGAACTGGCAGGTTGAGAGTATCAGAGAACGTAAGTTCACTTACTAAACCAGTGATGAATTCTTAATTGTTGAACATTTTACATTAAATATCTACACTTGATGGATATGGCATATTGATTGCTTGATATAATTTTCTTGACATGATCAGTGTGATATATTTTGTTGGACAGGGTCCGAAGCTTTTCCATGGATTGAGCTTTTACTTCAATGGCGAGTTTGTTCCGTCTTACAAGAATGATCTCTTAGGTTTAGTTAGAGCTGGTGGAGGCAACACTATTGAGAGCATGGAGGCTGCAGTTGCAGAAAGGCAAAGTCTTGAAGATTTTTCGACAACGTTAGTAGTTTACAATCACGATAACCCTCAAGGGTGTTCAGCAACGGAAGCAAGGTTTGTTTTGTCGAAGAGGGCAGCAGAAGCAGGGGATGTGGCGAAAAACATAGATGCTCGGTTCATTCCGCATACATGGATCTTGGAATCCATTGCTGCATGCCAAATCTTGCCATTTTCATCCTGATTAATTTTCCTTGTCCACATTCTATTATCACCAAAAATACACCAAATTTGGAAACCTATTACATTTGGGATATGAATATAACAAAATTATAGAAAGGCAGAATCTACATTCTACATTATGATGGTAGACATATCTGATTTTTGCACCTTGTGTGCAAAGGTTTGTAGTATATATCAATTAAATGCTTTGGGAATTAGTGAATTTTCTGAACTCCATTTCAATAGTTTCCATTTGAATAATTAAGGCATGCTACTTCTAGCACTATATAACTATAATCATGCAAACTAATGGTTATGCTACACAGTAAATTGAGTAATACACATAAGATACTGTTGATTTgcctaaaattcaaaataaagataaaactaaattattttatgttttaagtGGGATCCCACTATTATTGGTTTGCCGCGCctctatatttaatttatttttcgagCATCTCCCGTTTTTTTCATTCAATCCTCTctgttctttttttaaaaaaatataaattagaataaacagactttattttatttaatgaaatgagaataaaaataaaatattccatGTCTTTTCTATGTGCTCCTCACTATGTTGAATATCGTCAAATACCCGTGGACCAAATCTATTGCACTGATTTATTAAACGTTTAATAATCATAACAACTGCCTATTTCACCTTAGAAAATGATGAAATTGAATTgaataataaatactccctcagtATGTGATTGAGAATCCAGGATAATTATAGCgtacatacaaaatgtttcaacttaatacaaaaagtattaagttcACATAAAATGTTGAATTGATGTTCCAAATTAATACATTCCATCCAAATTCAAGTAACACCGttacttttcttattttttccaTCCTATTATTTCCAAAagtataattttcttttattagaGCTAATTGAGAAGATTATGCAAGTAGCCAAACACTTGACAGAAGATATCTTTCATGCAAAGCCATTCCTTAATCTCCACAAACATCAAAATTCACACAGACACGCAAACACACCTTAATATACAgagaaaatgacgttcaaacaTACCAATCATGTGTACGGCTCGTCGCCGTCGGCCCGGCGTAGTAGTGAAACGGCGTTCAAAGATCAAACGGTGAAATATGAAAAGAATCAAAAGAGAATACCAAAACAGGACACAATCcaaacatacatacatacatacccCTCCTCCATCATCCCAGCTCCCCGCGCCAATTTGAAGAAACGCGACGCGAGGGGCTGCGCCATGTGGACGACAAAAACCCACGTCTGCATCTCCCTCAGCTCTTTCAATTTTTCAAGAATCCCCTCTTTATCAGCAGAAGTGGAGATTGCAGTCATGTTTGTCACAAATGCGCCGCTTTCCGACAAATACTGAGTGAAGAATCCGATCTTATGAATGGTGGACTAGCACGAAGCGGCCAGCTCTTCTCCGCCCACCCACCGCTTCCTTGACGAGCTCGACATCGCCTACGTCATCAAACACGCCGCCCTCTTCACCTCCACCATCATGAGCAAGCTCCTCGCCCGCCCCAACGTCAAGCTCTTCAACGCCGTCGCCGCTTTCTGATCTCATCGTCAAAGGCGGCAGAGTCGCCGGAGTTGTCACAAACTGGGCCCTCGTGTCGATGAACCACCGGCCCGGTTTGATATCTTCTTTTGATCAAACGGCTGGTTTGCAAGGAGGATTTTGAGATTGGAGAGAAGATGATGAAAAAATAAGAAAGGTAACGATGACACAGAAATTTGGATGGAATGTATTAATTTGGAATACTAATTAAACATTTTCTATGAAATATgtgaatttttatattaaattgaaataacgataaaatattttgtatgtatGATGCAATTATCTCACGAGAATCCTGATTTATTATTTCGGTATTTTTAACGAATTTAATAATCGAAAGGAATGAAATGATACAGGCTGTGACTGGCCAATCTCCAACGGTCacttaaaaaatgattaatataTTAAATGATAAAATCCAAAGCCCCTTCCAAAATCGACCGTTTCCACCACGGCCCTCACCTTTTTCCCTCTCttcagctctctctctctcttgtaaGAGATGGAGACGCTCCTCCTCTCCTACCTCTGATCATTTCTACGCTTTTCCTGACTTTTTCTCTCCGAGAATGGGTTGTTTTCTTCGATGCTTCGGTGGTGACAAGGCTCAGAAACGCCACAAACATCGGGCCAGCCCTCACCGCCAAGTAACCACTCTTTCCTTCTCTCTCATTCACTTTTCGTGAAAATGTCTGCACAAATGCGATGGTTATTATTTTAATGTTGATGCTTCGCTAGGTTTTATGTGTTTTAGTAGTAGCTTTTGTTTGATCAGGTTTTAGATTGCCTTTCCTTTTCATACTCCGTTGATTTCGAGTATGCGATTTCAGTTAATCTAGATCGAGCTTCAGTAATTCTCCCCTAATTTCATCAGATTATCTATTTGCCTTTCCTAGAATTCAACTTGTTATTCATGCTTCTCTATTCTGTTAGCTTGTTCGATTCAGTTCAAGTTAGTGAATGAAGAAAAGTGTTTTCAGCGTTATACAGTTgtctttgtgttgttttctagGCTGAAAAGTTCAATCCTGAATTTTGTTATGTGCAGAGAAACAGAACACAAAATGATCAGCTGGAAAACAAAATCACTGCACAACGGTCTGTGGCAGAAACTAACCCTGCTAACTTGCTCTTGGAGGTTTCGGAGTTGGGGTGAGCCTTCTTTGACCGGATTGGATACAATTACAGAATCATAATTCATCTTCTAGTATGGAGTATTtgattttcatgaaaaaaatgCGATATTCATGTTTTTCATTTTGCTTTGGAGTATAGGAATAAACCTGAGGTGGTGGAGCAAGGGAGCCAGGTCCCAAGCCCCAAGAAGAGTCCGAGCGCGAGTCCAAGGAAAAGAGTTACATTTAACTCAAATGTCAAGACATATGAGCATGTTCGAGTCCATGACAGCATTGAGTCCTTGCCAGGGGGTGTGGCTGAGGGAGAGAAGCAGGAAGATTTGAAATCACCAAGTCATTCACACTCACTATCTAAAGAGGATGATTCTGTTACATCCAGTGTTGCATCTTATCCTCCAAATCATAGGTATCATAATGCCAGAGAAAGTGACGATGAAGCTGAAGAGTATGGTGATAGCGATTTGGAGGATTTGGATAATGAAGATGACAATGGAGAGGATTACTACTCCGATGAAGAAACGAATGCTAGATTTCCTGGCCATCAAGTGTGGTCTGAACCTGTTGTAACTGCATCAGTGGAGTCGAGGACAGGAAGCTCTTCACCTCCAGCCACGAGGCAGGAAGTGGAGAGTGTGATGGTGAAAACTCAGCTGCCCGACGAGGAAGCCAAGGAATTTGGGTCAAGAACCAATGCCAGAGACAGAAGCGATTATATCAATTCAGTGCTCAACCCTGTTGAGAATATTACTCAATGGAAGGCTGCAAAGTCAAAAGGGACAGTTGTAGTGAAGCCACAGAAGGAGAACTTTGAGGCTCCTCATATGTCATTTAGCTCAGAGCCCATATATGGGCAGGCGCCCTCTAGTTTCAAGGCAAAGTCTCATCAATCGAAAAATGCAAATCAAGAAACATTGGTTGATGCAAGTCTTTCAAATTGGATAGGTACTCCTGAAGTTGCAACCTCCAAGAAGACTAGTTTTAGTGGCTTCGAGACGACCCCACAGACGACCACATCAGAAGGCTGCTGCACTTCTCCGATGAGCTTTGAAGATAGGCCAATATTAGGCGCATTGACAGTTGAAGAGCTGAGGCAAATCTCATCATCACCATCCCAGAGGAAGTCTCCTAGTCGAAGCCCTGATGAGATGCCCATTATAGGGAGTGTTGGTACCCACTGGAATGATTCGGGTTCAGCAAAGCATTCTGGTGCAGCCGCATCTTTTAAAGGCATACCAAACACAACCAGCAAGTACAGAGAGGTACCTTATAAATCTTCGAAAATAAAAGATATTTGCATTCATGGCGACCTCTTTTACTTAAATGTTATGTTATATGCACAGGATAGGACAGTTAATTGGCACTCCACTCCTTTCGAAACGAGATTGGATAGAGCTCTAAACAGAGGTGCTGCATGACAGCATGATCTTAATTCTATGGAAGCAAATCAAGTGTCTAGAACTTTTTCGGTCCTTTCGGTTCCCTTCCTCACGTCTGAGAAGTTAGTATTCTGTTTGGGAATGAATTCCTGTAGTGTTTTGTATGCATActtaattgatttttttcttcCATGAATTCGAGGTTGTAATACAAAGGCATTGCATATGTGAAATGGATTGATTGGTTTGTTTTGAGCACATAATAACTTACATTTCATTCCATCACTTCTACATTGTACTCTATAAGTAATTTATTGTTTCCAACATTTGTACATTGCTTCAACTAAAAATTAAGTTGGAGGGAGAAAAGTTGGCTTTATTTCCCTAGCTCGAATTCACAATGACCATATCTCAGGCACCCAAAAGTTCAACACTAAATCTTCGAGATTGGGAAACAAAAACCGTCGCCTCTGATCTGAGTTTCATTTAACAGATAAACTGAAAATCTCGCATCTTCTTGTGAGCTCTGCCAAGCCCCTACCTAGGACTGAGGCTGTGTTGCTACTATCTAAGACGAGAGAGGGACTTCCTCGTCAACCTTTTTACGTTTTGTAGGTGGTGAGCTGGGCACACCTTCAGGTGCTTTTTGCTTCTCGCCTGCCATCTGAGAAGTTTCTACTGATCTTTTAGCTGGCTCACCTTCTGAAACCTTGTTTTCAGCTTCTACGGCTGAACTATCTTTCAACTCTTTCAAAGCATTCTCGCTGCTCGATGAAGCCCCCTTGAGCAAGTCTGTGCCTGACTTGCACTGCTTCTCAAACATCATCTGAAGATATTTTCCCTGTTCTTCTATCCGAAGCTGTAAATTTCTTTGAATCTGTTCAGTAGAGGTGAAGAATCAGATATTATGTCAAAAGCCTGGTATATTGCCTATCGTCTCCTCCCAAACAGGAAGCTATAATTAAGTAAAACAACAAATCGCATCTTGTGAATTTATGGTTTACTTATGCTCTAGCTCTTAATGAAATGAGATGCTACAGGGAAAGACATGatttaaagaaaatatagaagaaaaaaagtCCAATCCAGCAAAAAAAAGCACACTAGTTAACTGGACACATATTAAGAAATGATAGTAGATGTGGTGAAGAAGATGTGGTGAAGAAGATATGGTTAACA
This genomic interval from Salvia splendens isolate huo1 chromosome 13, SspV2, whole genome shotgun sequence contains the following:
- the LOC121760006 gene encoding BRCA1-associated RING domain protein 1-like, producing the protein MSEIQNVARSLNPCIFHLHKLRFELNCALCLNMLNKPILLPCNHVFCNSCVEFSSHCPACQQRFTNQEIRPAFHMENIVAIYKNLDATFNSSILPLISTDSNIPVSRSIVTDQVTNNLGVMASKTNDNCPVPAPSRIKSAKCSVSEELDVNHALEIWPGSSPSSVDTKHVDQHSSPGSRNAGACKIRVNSSAGDQLGIVSGEADTKGTYHARESKRQKKLNYGPSGAALQSHTHSQNIVSHSDAAASKLEDCKSTEDASIISSTAPWDASNVDGYICALCHSSKITEGTGHMLHYAGGKEVAREEAAYSKTIPVHIKCIEWAPQVYFVNDTILNLESELARASKLKCSGCGLKGAALGCFAKSCRRSYHVPCALEVLGCRWDCGEFLMLCPAHKSIKFPSEKSNSRKRSIGEKCSVPIEITPEQLNICSTSLSRPEQLVLCGSALSSEEKCLVANLAKTTGVTLYKFWNPNVTHVIAATDSNGACSRTLKVLMAILNGKWVLSMDWVKACAEANHPVDEEPYEVNLDNHGFRDGPRTGRLRVSENGPKLFHGLSFYFNGEFVPSYKNDLLGLVRAGGGNTIESMEAAVAERQSLEDFSTTLVVYNHDNPQGCSATEARFVLSKRAAEAGDVAKNIDARFIPHTWILESIAACQILPFSS
- the LOC121761961 gene encoding uncharacterized protein LOC121761961, whose product is MGCFLRCFGGDKAQKRHKHRASPHRQRNRTQNDQLENKITAQRSVAETNPANLLLEVSELGNKPEVVEQGSQVPSPKKSPSASPRKRVTFNSNVKTYEHVRVHDSIESLPGGVAEGEKQEDLKSPSHSHSLSKEDDSVTSSVASYPPNHRYHNARESDDEAEEYGDSDLEDLDNEDDNGEDYYSDEETNARFPGHQVWSEPVVTASVESRTGSSSPPATRQEVESVMVKTQLPDEEAKEFGSRTNARDRSDYINSVLNPVENITQWKAAKSKGTVVVKPQKENFEAPHMSFSSEPIYGQAPSSFKAKSHQSKNANQETLVDASLSNWIGTPEVATSKKTSFSGFETTPQTTTSEGCCTSPMSFEDRPILGALTVEELRQISSSPSQRKSPSRSPDEMPIIGSVGTHWNDSGSAKHSGAAASFKGIPNTTSKYREDRTVNWHSTPFETRLDRALNRGAA